A single genomic interval of Lacrimispora sphenoides JCM 1415 harbors:
- a CDS encoding N-acetylmuramoyl-L-alanine amidase family protein, which translates to MEVQKLLTPYNYSNGQIDRIKYIVIHYVGALGGAEANCKYYASQYIGASAHYFVGFSGEIWQSVEDKDIAWHCGAKTYTHLECRNSNSLGIEFCVRNNGSQTDTSRDWYFEDATVEAAAQLTKELMKQYNVPADHVIRHYDVTGKICPNPYVYNHTQHTWDSFKAALAEEQHKSGWIEEEGGWRFYLGNTGNYVTNDWYKDGENWYWFDGAGFMVKDTWKTGSDGKWYYLNNNGSMAKSQWINWKEELYRVTEDGSLFEGKMNLSTDEKGALHIV; encoded by the coding sequence ATGGAAGTTCAAAAACTATTGACACCATACAACTATAGCAACGGTCAGATTGACCGGATAAAATATATTGTAATACACTATGTAGGAGCTCTCGGAGGAGCAGAAGCAAACTGTAAATATTACGCCTCCCAATACATTGGAGCCAGTGCTCATTATTTTGTCGGTTTCAGCGGAGAAATATGGCAATCCGTTGAGGACAAAGATATTGCATGGCATTGCGGCGCAAAAACATATACCCATCTGGAATGCCGCAACAGCAACAGCCTGGGAATAGAGTTTTGTGTCAGGAACAATGGAAGTCAGACAGATACAAGCAGAGACTGGTATTTTGAAGATGCAACAGTAGAGGCTGCCGCCCAATTAACAAAAGAACTAATGAAACAGTACAATGTCCCGGCGGATCATGTAATCCGCCATTATGATGTAACGGGAAAAATCTGTCCCAACCCTTATGTATACAATCACACTCAACATACCTGGGATAGCTTTAAAGCAGCACTTGCAGAAGAGCAGCATAAATCCGGTTGGATTGAAGAAGAGGGTGGATGGAGATTCTACTTAGGGAATACCGGAAATTATGTTACGAACGATTGGTATAAGGACGGAGAAAACTGGTACTGGTTCGACGGTGCCGGATTTATGGTAAAAGATACATGGAAAACCGGGTCAGATGGCAAATGGTATTATTTAAATAACAACGGTTCAATGGCAAAGAGCCAGTGGATCAACTGGAAAGAAGAGCTGTACCGGGTTACGGAAGACGGAAGCCTGTTTGAAGGAAAAATGAATCTGAGCACTGATGAAAAAGGTGCCCTGCATATAGTCTGA
- a CDS encoding CPBP family intramembrane glutamic endopeptidase has protein sequence MEFIRRRSNESEAVEFFGILLLGVSIMLFRYSWTEVGFSPENVLRTILLGAFLGAVVFTAGYGIEILIQSLTGNFSGLKFYVTSYSVLGNRGMQNNILFIMICLAGNMINVIMEEGVFRGLFVRLAEEKQSFPAACILSSVLFGVWHIMQPLRNVIDGNQSMAGAFMAGLILVVTSTLLGIQYCMLYKLTGSLWAGMAAHFVNNTTANLLHVVTASGVDELLTVRITIAQTLSFLIVLFFCISRNRKK, from the coding sequence ATGGAGTTTATCAGAAGAAGATCCAATGAATCAGAGGCAGTGGAATTTTTCGGCATTCTACTGTTGGGGGTCTCCATCATGCTTTTCCGGTATTCATGGACAGAAGTCGGTTTTTCTCCTGAAAATGTACTCCGAACTATTTTATTAGGAGCATTTCTTGGCGCCGTTGTTTTTACTGCAGGCTATGGTATTGAAATACTGATTCAATCGTTAACAGGCAATTTTTCAGGACTTAAGTTTTACGTAACCAGCTATTCCGTTTTAGGCAACCGGGGTATGCAAAACAACATTCTTTTTATCATGATCTGTTTAGCAGGAAACATGATCAATGTGATAATGGAAGAGGGAGTTTTCCGGGGATTGTTTGTCCGGCTGGCAGAAGAAAAGCAATCTTTTCCTGCCGCATGTATCCTGTCTTCCGTTCTCTTTGGAGTTTGGCATATCATGCAGCCCTTAAGAAATGTAATAGACGGTAATCAGTCCATGGCAGGTGCATTTATGGCTGGCCTGATTCTGGTGGTCACCAGTACTCTGCTTGGAATTCAGTACTGCATGCTTTACAAGCTCACAGGATCCCTGTGGGCAGGAATGGCGGCTCATTTTGTGAATAATACCACGGCCAATCTGCTGCATGTGGTTACGGCTTCCGGTGTGGATGAACTGCTGACTGTCCGCATTACCATTGCACAAACCCTTTCATTTCTTATAGTACTTTTCTTTTGTATCTCTCGAAACAGAAAGAAATAG
- a CDS encoding LacI family DNA-binding transcriptional regulator, producing the protein MAKSIYDVAQETGLSVSTVSRALNGYSDVSAKTRARVVEAAERLGYVPNTSAKNLSSKNKKNVALLICGLLEEAQSNEFMMNVIQGAYTYMMKHEINLAMYSIGKEEQEKKDFDTFCREYSLSGAVIMGLRITDPLVKSLPHSALPCVSIDIQLDGACTSAVMTDDRKAFEQVTQYVIDRGHRKLILVYGRKKSDVSIRRQQGYLDALEKNGIDPKSCKVIYTDFMEQKAYEGTKKLLKEYKEEAGTAFICMSDLTAIGVLRAVQELGYQSPKDFSITGYDGNYFMKYIDPFITRVNQNMWQKGYDAAKLLMKMVNDEKYSRVHMTKYFLEEGKSVKQL; encoded by the coding sequence ATGGCAAAATCAATTTATGACGTGGCACAGGAAACGGGATTATCAGTAAGTACGGTATCAAGAGCATTAAACGGATACAGCGATGTATCGGCCAAAACCAGGGCGCGCGTGGTGGAGGCGGCGGAAAGACTTGGGTACGTTCCCAATACCAGTGCCAAAAATCTGTCTTCAAAGAACAAAAAGAATGTGGCTTTGCTCATCTGCGGACTTTTGGAAGAGGCCCAGTCTAACGAGTTCATGATGAATGTTATCCAGGGGGCTTATACTTACATGATGAAGCATGAGATCAATCTGGCTATGTATTCCATTGGGAAGGAAGAACAGGAAAAAAAGGATTTTGACACATTTTGCAGAGAATATTCATTATCAGGGGCCGTAATTATGGGCCTAAGGATAACGGATCCTCTGGTAAAAAGCCTGCCTCACTCCGCTCTGCCCTGTGTTTCCATTGATATCCAGCTGGACGGAGCATGCACATCAGCAGTCATGACAGATGACAGAAAGGCATTTGAGCAGGTCACCCAGTACGTGATCGATCGTGGTCACCGGAAACTGATTCTTGTTTATGGGCGGAAAAAGTCCGATGTTTCCATCAGACGTCAACAGGGTTATTTAGATGCCCTTGAAAAGAACGGCATTGATCCCAAAAGCTGCAAAGTGATCTATACGGACTTTATGGAACAGAAAGCGTACGAAGGAACAAAGAAACTGCTGAAGGAATATAAAGAGGAGGCTGGGACCGCGTTTATCTGCATGAGCGACTTAACGGCCATAGGCGTTTTAAGAGCAGTTCAGGAGCTGGGATATCAGAGCCCAAAAGATTTTTCCATTACCGGTTATGACGGCAACTACTTTATGAAATACATTGATCCTTTTATCACCCGCGTCAACCAGAATATGTGGCAAAAAGGTTACGATGCGGCTAAGCTTCTCATGAAAATGGTGAATGACGAAAAGTATTCCAGGGTTCATATGACAAAATATTTTCTTGAGGAAGGCAAGAGTGTGAAGCAATTGTAA
- a CDS encoding ABC transporter substrate-binding protein has protein sequence MKRKLAGIMAAVMAAAMLISGCSGGNSKTTAPGAGNSENASGKEIQMTFPTYLAGENVGAVFFLPEVERFNQKYAGKYKIVIEEVPQAQYAEKIKQLAQQNKLPAIVHAPGSGGIDLQWFKSVVLANGMAYDLSEFANANPEVKNNWIDDSMDYCTVDGKLICKPLSVLKPVGLYYNNTMYKPEKAVKDMKLDEFMESIGDNKFAFQTAENAWTSGLLLTALIANQEGGETYLAQYVDDKLYDYTDAKIVSAISILQKLLQSNASANTIGAAYADAANAFMSKSAAIICNGSWMASDFDEESADKWSNGFTGEEVNSDIYPGNFAIANPRVFGEFWIANTASDEEKELAKAFFAFRDSKEEIEQLVLTEGGVAPKLHYSDEFLKKQAENRILSQLAESMDENTRYTASIFDVMPASVADTEFGKLLPKLADGTLTPEEFCSQLTQKAEEAKN, from the coding sequence ATGAAAAGAAAATTGGCGGGGATTATGGCAGCCGTTATGGCTGCGGCAATGTTGATCAGCGGCTGTTCCGGTGGGAACAGTAAAACAACGGCACCAGGGGCAGGCAATTCTGAAAATGCATCGGGGAAGGAAATACAGATGACTTTTCCAACCTATCTGGCAGGTGAAAATGTTGGAGCTGTTTTCTTTCTGCCCGAAGTTGAGCGGTTTAATCAGAAGTACGCAGGCAAGTATAAGATCGTGATCGAGGAGGTTCCTCAGGCCCAATATGCGGAAAAAATCAAGCAGTTGGCCCAGCAGAATAAACTTCCCGCCATTGTCCATGCACCTGGTTCCGGTGGTATCGATCTTCAGTGGTTTAAGAGCGTAGTTCTTGCCAATGGCATGGCATATGACTTAAGCGAATTTGCAAATGCTAACCCCGAGGTAAAAAATAACTGGATTGATGACTCCATGGATTACTGCACCGTGGACGGAAAACTTATCTGCAAGCCCCTTTCCGTGTTAAAGCCCGTGGGTCTGTATTATAACAATACCATGTATAAGCCGGAAAAAGCCGTTAAGGATATGAAGCTTGACGAGTTCATGGAAAGTATCGGAGATAACAAGTTTGCATTCCAGACTGCGGAAAATGCCTGGACATCAGGACTTCTCCTTACTGCTCTTATTGCCAATCAGGAGGGGGGAGAGACGTATCTGGCTCAGTATGTGGATGACAAACTTTATGATTACACCGATGCAAAGATCGTTTCCGCCATATCCATTCTGCAGAAACTCCTTCAGAGCAATGCATCAGCCAATACCATAGGCGCAGCTTACGCAGATGCAGCCAATGCATTTATGAGCAAAAGTGCTGCCATTATATGCAACGGATCCTGGATGGCCTCTGATTTTGATGAAGAATCAGCAGACAAGTGGTCAAATGGATTTACCGGTGAGGAAGTGAATTCAGATATTTATCCAGGAAATTTTGCCATTGCCAATCCGAGAGTATTCGGTGAATTCTGGATCGCAAATACCGCTTCTGATGAGGAAAAAGAGCTGGCAAAAGCCTTCTTTGCTTTCCGTGATTCCAAGGAAGAAATCGAGCAGCTGGTACTGACCGAAGGCGGAGTAGCTCCGAAGCTTCATTACAGCGACGAATTCTTAAAGAAGCAGGCAGAAAACCGCATCTTATCCCAGCTTGCCGAAAGCATGGATGAAAATACCAGATACACAGCATCTATTTTCGATGTGATGCCGGCTTCCGTTGCTGATACGGAATTTGGTAAGTTGCTCCCTAAGCTTGCAGACGGAACCCTTACGCCGGAGGAATTCTGCAGCCAATTGACTCAGAAGGCGGAAGAAGCTAAAAACTAA
- a CDS encoding carbohydrate ABC transporter permease — MKAGKSNPTVLERRNYKWCYLFLLPSLLIFLLFYLSPILTVIATSFTKWDGFNKPVFIGLKNYIDLFRSKTFLISLKNLLAWSVIAATFHVGFGVLMAFVLYAKPKGWKFTRVIFMVPNVISAAAWAMIYKFIFNDDMGILNNLIRKFSPDFHVQWFFQSPYAFWAVTCTWIFYAVIVTLVVLNDLMAVPEEVVEAARVDGASPWQLTRHIMLPLCRNAIGTGVICSITSRIAMYEQIRLTTAGGPGDDTMNIPLILVNSISDMKYGYANANGMVMFALGLIILATVNITFRMNDSIY, encoded by the coding sequence ATGAAAGCAGGAAAATCAAATCCCACTGTTTTGGAGAGAAGGAATTATAAGTGGTGCTACTTATTTTTGCTGCCCTCCCTCCTGATATTTTTGCTGTTTTACTTATCACCAATCCTTACAGTAATCGCCACCTCCTTTACCAAGTGGGATGGCTTCAATAAACCGGTTTTCATAGGACTTAAAAATTACATCGATCTTTTTCGTTCCAAAACCTTTCTCATATCTTTGAAAAACCTTCTAGCCTGGTCCGTGATTGCCGCAACTTTCCATGTGGGATTCGGCGTGCTGATGGCATTTGTACTGTATGCAAAGCCCAAAGGCTGGAAATTCACCAGAGTGATTTTTATGGTGCCTAACGTGATTTCAGCAGCTGCCTGGGCCATGATATATAAATTTATCTTCAATGACGATATGGGTATTTTAAATAACCTGATCCGAAAATTTTCACCGGACTTTCATGTCCAATGGTTCTTCCAGTCCCCATATGCATTCTGGGCGGTTACATGCACCTGGATCTTTTATGCGGTGATTGTAACCCTTGTTGTATTAAATGATTTGATGGCAGTCCCGGAGGAAGTGGTGGAAGCTGCCAGGGTAGACGGGGCATCCCCATGGCAGCTGACCCGTCATATCATGCTTCCCCTTTGCAGAAATGCCATTGGAACCGGAGTGATCTGTTCCATTACTTCCAGGATCGCCATGTATGAACAGATCAGGCTGACGACCGCAGGCGGCCCTGGGGACGATACCATGAATATACCGCTAATCCTGGTCAATTCCATATCTGATATGAAATACGGATACGCCAATGCCAACGGTATGGTTATGTTTGCTCTGGGCCTGATCATTCTGGCAACCGTTAATATTACATTCCGTATGAATGACAGCATCTATTAA
- a CDS encoding carbohydrate ABC transporter permease, with translation MKKKITVFCMYFLMVFTVIISVFPILWVIMSSFKTNAQILGNPFTLPTSISFEPYIYLFEKYDFLRYAVNSFLVCITSTLLSLLFFAMGAYVIGKYRFPGKSLIFALFTITLLVPSHSKAQPIFSLIMKINLYDNIWGLAVVYLSMGLAMSVFILKSTFMSIPSSLDEAARLEGAGFLRVFFQINLPLAKGGLATAGILMFLNNWNEFFYASLLTSSNKNRTLPVALQFFTESFSYDYTKLFAALTLVVLPGIILYALAQEQVQASVAASGVKG, from the coding sequence ATGAAGAAAAAAATTACTGTATTTTGTATGTATTTTCTTATGGTCTTTACTGTGATCATATCGGTCTTTCCGATTCTCTGGGTGATCATGTCATCCTTTAAAACAAATGCCCAGATTCTTGGAAATCCATTTACACTGCCGACTTCCATAAGTTTTGAACCATATATATACTTATTTGAGAAATATGATTTTCTGCGGTACGCGGTCAATTCCTTTCTGGTCTGCATTACTTCAACGCTCCTTTCGCTGCTGTTCTTTGCCATGGGCGCTTATGTAATCGGAAAGTACCGTTTTCCAGGAAAATCACTGATTTTTGCCTTGTTTACCATTACGCTGCTGGTCCCTTCCCATTCCAAGGCACAGCCCATCTTTTCCCTGATCATGAAGATAAATCTGTATGACAATATCTGGGGTCTGGCGGTGGTTTACTTATCCATGGGGCTTGCAATGTCCGTGTTTATCTTAAAATCCACCTTTATGTCCATTCCATCATCTTTGGATGAGGCGGCCAGGCTGGAAGGAGCTGGTTTTCTCCGTGTATTTTTCCAGATTAACCTTCCTCTGGCAAAAGGCGGATTGGCTACAGCCGGGATTCTTATGTTTTTAAATAACTGGAATGAATTTTTTTATGCTTCCCTGCTGACCTCTTCCAATAAGAACAGGACTCTGCCGGTAGCGCTGCAATTTTTTACCGAATCATTTTCATATGACTACACAAAGCTGTTTGCCGCTTTGACCCTTGTCGTGCTTCCGGGCATCATTTTATATGCGCTGGCTCAGGAACAGGTACAGGCCAGCGTTGCGGCATCAGGAGTAAAAGGCTGA